In the genome of Opitutia bacterium KCR 482, one region contains:
- a CDS encoding GNAT family N-acetyltransferase, whose translation MGNGGFIFCALLDGKVAGVCALMKMENNPVYGYELAKLAVDKSARGLGLGEKLCRAAIAKAKSLGKKQIYIESNTRLKPAITLYKKLGFREIKDGKPIFERVDI comes from the coding sequence ATCGGGAACGGCGGATTCATATTCTGCGCCCTGCTCGACGGAAAAGTCGCCGGAGTCTGCGCGCTGATGAAAATGGAAAACAACCCCGTCTACGGCTACGAACTCGCAAAACTCGCCGTCGATAAAAGCGCGCGCGGGCTGGGGCTTGGCGAAAAACTCTGCCGCGCGGCAATAGCAAAAGCGAAGTCGCTTGGCAAAAAGCAGATATACATTGAAAGCAACACCCGCCTGAAACCCGCAATCACCCTTTATAAGAAACTCGGATTCCGCGAAATAAAAGACGGCAAACCTATTTTCGAGCGCGTCGATATTTAG
- the sucC gene encoding ADP-forming succinate--CoA ligase subunit beta: protein MNIHEYQAKALFKEFGVPIQDGVAVKSADEFESAIASLPGDHIVVKSQIHAGGRGKGVFADGFQGGVKYVAKSEAADIAKKMLGNTLITKQTGPQGRTVGTLFFAEAVDIDKEYYLSILVDRASSKIAIVASVAGGMDIEKVAEETPEQIMTMLVDPDIGLQPFQVRKLGYFFGFGAKEMMKQWSAVIKGLYKLFWTKDCSMVEVNPLVLTKDGRIVCLDAKVAFDDNGLFRHPEVQALRDPHEEDPKEIEAGKYGLNYIALDGNIACMVNGAGLAMSTMDIIKFFGGNPANFLDVGGGANEEAITQAFNILLKDKNVKGILVNIFGGIMKCDVIAAGVIAAVKNVGLKLPLVVRLEGTNVETGRKMLAESGIKLTTADSLADAAEKIVKIVAAENK, encoded by the coding sequence ATGAATATTCACGAATATCAAGCAAAGGCATTGTTCAAGGAATTCGGTGTTCCGATTCAGGACGGTGTTGCAGTAAAATCCGCCGACGAATTCGAATCGGCAATCGCGTCTCTCCCCGGCGACCACATCGTCGTAAAGAGCCAAATCCACGCGGGCGGACGCGGCAAGGGCGTCTTCGCGGACGGCTTTCAGGGCGGCGTAAAATACGTTGCGAAGTCGGAAGCTGCGGACATCGCAAAGAAGATGCTCGGCAACACGCTCATCACAAAACAGACCGGCCCGCAGGGCAGAACGGTCGGCACGCTTTTCTTCGCGGAAGCCGTCGACATCGACAAGGAGTACTACCTCTCGATTCTCGTCGACAGAGCTTCGAGCAAAATCGCAATCGTGGCGTCGGTCGCGGGCGGCATGGACATCGAAAAAGTCGCGGAGGAAACTCCCGAACAAATCATGACAATGCTCGTAGACCCCGACATCGGTCTGCAACCCTTCCAAGTGCGCAAACTCGGCTATTTCTTCGGCTTCGGCGCAAAGGAAATGATGAAACAGTGGTCGGCGGTAATCAAGGGGCTCTACAAGCTCTTCTGGACGAAAGACTGCTCGATGGTCGAAGTCAACCCGCTGGTTCTCACAAAGGACGGCAGAATCGTTTGCCTCGACGCGAAAGTCGCTTTCGACGACAACGGACTTTTCCGCCACCCCGAAGTTCAGGCTCTCCGCGACCCCCACGAAGAAGACCCCAAGGAAATCGAAGCCGGCAAGTACGGCCTCAACTACATCGCGCTCGACGGCAACATCGCGTGCATGGTTAACGGCGCGGGCTTGGCAATGTCCACGATGGACATCATCAAATTCTTCGGCGGCAACCCCGCGAACTTCCTCGACGTTGGCGGCGGCGCGAACGAAGAGGCTATCACGCAGGCGTTCAACATTCTCCTCAAAGACAAAAACGTCAAGGGCATACTCGTGAACATCTTCGGCGGAATCATGAAGTGCGACGTAATCGCCGCGGGCGTAATCGCGGCGGTAAAGAACGTCGGGCTGAAACTCCCGCTGGTCGTAAGACTCGAAGGCACGAATGTCGAAACGGGCCGCAAGATGCTCGCCGAAAGCGGCATCAAGCTCACCACGGCTGATTCGCTCGCGGACGCGGCGGAAAAGATTGTAAAAATCGTCGCAGCCGAAAACAAATAA
- the sucD gene encoding succinate--CoA ligase subunit alpha: MSVLVNKDTRVVVSGITGNTGAFHTRQCMEYGTNIVAGVTPGKGGQLFDEKVPVFNTIAESVSKEGANACVIYVPPPFAADAIIEAIDSKIPLIICITEGIPVKDMAVVKSRLMQKDCVSRLIGPNCPGIITPGECKIGIMPGYIHKPGTVGVVSRSGTLTYEAVWQLTCLGYGQSTVIGIGGDPINGTSHLDAVKMFNDDPQTEAIVMIGEIGGNGEQIAAEWLKENCKKPTAAFIAGRTAPKGRRMGHAGAIVSGKSGGAEDKINALKAAGIAVADTPSVIGETLLKHWGKM; the protein is encoded by the coding sequence ATGAGCGTACTCGTAAACAAAGATACAAGAGTAGTCGTCAGCGGTATTACCGGCAACACGGGCGCATTCCACACCCGCCAGTGCATGGAATACGGCACAAACATCGTTGCGGGCGTGACCCCCGGAAAAGGCGGCCAGCTCTTCGACGAAAAGGTTCCCGTTTTCAACACAATCGCGGAATCGGTAAGCAAGGAAGGCGCAAACGCATGCGTTATCTACGTTCCGCCGCCGTTCGCAGCCGACGCAATTATCGAGGCTATCGACTCGAAAATCCCGCTTATCATCTGCATTACGGAAGGCATTCCGGTTAAGGACATGGCGGTTGTAAAGTCGCGCCTGATGCAGAAAGACTGCGTTTCGCGCCTCATCGGCCCGAACTGCCCCGGCATCATCACCCCCGGAGAATGCAAAATCGGCATCATGCCCGGCTACATTCATAAACCCGGCACTGTCGGCGTAGTAAGCCGTTCGGGAACTCTCACATACGAAGCCGTTTGGCAGCTCACATGCCTCGGATACGGTCAGAGCACCGTTATCGGCATCGGCGGCGACCCCATCAACGGAACGAGCCACCTCGACGCAGTAAAGATGTTCAACGACGACCCGCAGACGGAAGCAATCGTCATGATTGGCGAAATCGGCGGCAACGGCGAACAAATCGCGGCGGAATGGCTGAAAGAAAACTGCAAAAAGCCCACGGCTGCGTTCATCGCGGGACGCACGGCACCCAAAGGCCGCAGAATGGGGCACGCAGGCGCAATCGTTTCGGGCAAGTCTGGCGGCGCGGAAGACAAAATCAACGCGCTGAAAGCTGCGGGCATCGCGGTTGCGGACACCCCGTCGGTCATCGGCGAAACGCTCCTCAAACACTGGGGCAAAATGTAG
- a CDS encoding mechanosensitive ion channel family protein, which produces MKRFFALLTFTAAALACAAQQGATAQAAQTNAAPQAAQAAAPQPQAAAKPAQTAQETPSEQLLEKLKSDSMTDSKNLHMFMRGIVKFTRNNISEKAADFLLTKVCGIRVVSVVAISATIAFAWILQHYIIAFAFSLFLREKNGRTVRDSRRILARLRSPVSWFVILVAGDSAVLLLTKNPDVAFLTRRVSTVLFFFLLSWALKIFSDAVFKMLEENMAKKYVAAKNLLTLGNQITKYTIYTISFLVILDTLGANITAVVASLGIGGAALAFASKDTIANFFGSVSLIVDRPFIVGDWITAAGVEGVVEFIGFRSTRIRTFPRTVVSIPNSVLANATVENWSKRNKRRYSATLGMTYSATPEQMEAIVEDIKTILRNNSRVDQSDIRVSFSGFGDSSLDISVLYYLFDISPIPFAEDVQKINLDIMRAVQKRGLSFAFPSRSIYVESVPPSFGK; this is translated from the coding sequence ATGAAAAGATTTTTCGCATTGCTGACGTTCACCGCAGCCGCGCTCGCGTGCGCGGCGCAACAGGGCGCGACCGCCCAAGCCGCCCAAACCAACGCCGCGCCGCAGGCGGCGCAAGCGGCGGCTCCGCAACCGCAGGCCGCGGCGAAACCCGCGCAAACCGCCCAAGAGACGCCGAGCGAGCAGCTGCTCGAAAAGCTGAAATCGGACAGCATGACCGATTCGAAAAACCTGCACATGTTCATGCGCGGCATCGTAAAATTTACCCGCAACAACATCTCGGAAAAGGCGGCGGACTTCCTCTTGACCAAAGTTTGCGGAATAAGGGTTGTGTCTGTCGTCGCGATTTCCGCTACAATAGCGTTTGCGTGGATTTTACAGCACTACATAATAGCTTTTGCGTTCAGCCTGTTCCTGCGAGAGAAAAACGGCAGGACGGTTCGCGACAGCAGGCGGATTCTTGCGCGTCTGCGCTCGCCCGTATCGTGGTTCGTGATTTTGGTCGCGGGCGATTCCGCCGTTTTGCTTTTGACGAAAAACCCCGACGTGGCGTTCCTCACCCGCAGGGTTTCGACGGTGCTTTTCTTCTTCCTGCTAAGCTGGGCGTTGAAGATTTTTAGCGACGCCGTGTTCAAAATGCTCGAAGAAAACATGGCAAAAAAATACGTTGCCGCGAAAAACCTGCTGACGCTCGGCAACCAAATCACGAAATACACAATCTACACGATTTCGTTCCTCGTGATTCTCGACACGCTGGGGGCAAACATCACGGCGGTGGTCGCGTCTCTGGGTATCGGCGGCGCGGCGTTGGCGTTCGCCTCGAAAGACACAATCGCAAACTTCTTCGGCTCGGTCTCGCTGATTGTGGACAGACCCTTCATTGTGGGCGACTGGATTACCGCCGCGGGCGTCGAGGGCGTTGTGGAGTTCATCGGCTTCCGTTCCACGCGAATCAGGACATTCCCGCGTACGGTGGTTTCCATTCCGAACTCGGTTTTGGCGAACGCGACGGTCGAAAACTGGTCGAAGCGCAACAAACGCCGCTACTCGGCGACGCTCGGAATGACGTACTCGGCGACGCCCGAACAGATGGAGGCGATTGTGGAGGACATCAAAACGATTCTGCGCAATAATTCGCGCGTGGACCAGTCGGACATTCGCGTTAGCTTCTCGGGCTTCGGGGATTCGTCGCTCGACATATCCGTGCTCTACTACCTTTTCGACATTTCGCCGATTCCGTTTGCGGAGGACGTGCAGAAAATCAATCTGGACATCATGCGGGCGGTGCAAAAGCGCGGGCTGTCTTTCGCGTTCCCGTCGAGGTCGATTTACGTCGAATCCGTCCCGCCGAGCTTCGGCAAATAA
- a CDS encoding ABC transporter ATP-binding protein, with protein sequence MVFLSCFSHQEMGEFFEFKNIEKYYGDTHVVKNVSFGVRCGEVFSLLGPSGCGKTTMLRIAGGFEDPESGEVYLDSTNITDLAPNKRKINTVFQNYALFPHMSIWDNIAFGPRTAGLPEKEVSKKVERMLEIIRLEGHGDRMPNTISGGQKQRVAIARALINNPKLLLLDEPLAALDLKLRQYMLLELDRIHDEVGTTFIYVTHDQGEAMSLSDRIAVMNNGVIEQIGTPAEIYENPRTKFVASFIGDTNFFDGKIVGQIDGENCKIAMEGLGEFPSFNEHRLLNGANVTVSIRPEKFRIFGSRAEAENLNAVEAEVIDIVYQGAQTRYWVRVNDHRINVLSQHNRCYLDYKQPTWGDKVWLAWHRDDVTTIPAENPH encoded by the coding sequence ATGGTATTTCTTTCATGCTTTTCTCATCAGGAAATGGGCGAGTTTTTCGAATTTAAAAATATTGAAAAATACTACGGAGACACGCACGTCGTAAAAAACGTGAGCTTCGGCGTCCGTTGCGGCGAAGTGTTCTCCCTGCTTGGGCCGAGCGGCTGCGGTAAAACCACAATGCTCAGAATCGCGGGCGGCTTCGAAGACCCAGAAAGCGGCGAAGTTTATTTGGACTCCACCAATATTACAGACCTCGCGCCCAACAAGCGCAAAATCAACACGGTTTTCCAAAACTACGCCCTCTTCCCCCACATGAGCATTTGGGACAACATCGCGTTCGGCCCGCGCACGGCGGGGCTGCCGGAAAAGGAAGTCTCGAAAAAAGTCGAGAGAATGCTCGAAATCATCCGCCTCGAAGGGCACGGCGACCGCATGCCCAACACAATCAGCGGCGGGCAAAAACAGCGCGTGGCGATAGCGCGCGCGCTCATAAACAACCCCAAACTGCTTCTTCTCGACGAACCGCTCGCCGCGCTCGACCTCAAACTCCGCCAGTACATGCTGCTTGAGCTTGACCGTATCCACGACGAAGTGGGCACAACCTTTATATACGTCACGCACGACCAGGGCGAGGCAATGAGCCTTAGCGACAGAATCGCCGTCATGAACAACGGCGTGATAGAGCAAATTGGCACTCCCGCCGAAATCTACGAAAACCCGCGCACAAAGTTCGTGGCGTCGTTCATCGGCGACACAAACTTCTTCGACGGGAAAATCGTCGGGCAAATCGACGGCGAAAACTGCAAAATCGCGATGGAAGGCTTGGGCGAATTTCCGTCGTTCAACGAGCACAGGCTCCTCAACGGCGCGAACGTCACGGTCAGCATACGCCCCGAAAAATTCAGGATTTTCGGAAGCCGCGCCGAAGCCGAAAACCTCAACGCGGTAGAGGCGGAAGTAATCGACATCGTCTATCAGGGCGCGCAAACGCGCTACTGGGTTCGCGTGAACGACCACCGCATCAACGTGCTTTCGCAGCACAACCGCTGCTATCTCGACTACAAACAACCCACTTGGGGCGACAAAGTTTGGCTCGCGTGGCACCGCGACGACGTAACAACCATCCCCGCGGAAAATCCCCATTAG
- a CDS encoding ABC transporter permease yields MSHGISHTGARNANSKLSEYFLTAPSLLWLCLFFVIPSILVFAIAFRTADPSGGIDSGWTLSTIENVLKNTYLGVLWRTVWVSCAVTAICLFLGIPVGYWIAQQNPKYRYWFLLVIIIPLWTNFLIRIFAWRVLLHPDGFLRHTLIWLGIIPEDFFLLNNVGAVIIVTVYTCLPFAILPIYAAAEKFDFSLLEAARDLGASRFKAFRQIFIPGIKRGIFTAILVVLIPALGSYAIPDLVGGVDGEMLGNKIAIKASAYRNLPEAAALAAFLSIIITIPVLLFLVKQKRLIKSIISTRRSAGDSTK; encoded by the coding sequence ATGAGCCACGGAATTTCGCATACGGGCGCGAGAAACGCCAACTCCAAACTATCGGAATACTTTCTGACCGCGCCGTCCCTCCTTTGGTTGTGCCTGTTTTTCGTAATTCCGTCGATTCTGGTGTTCGCGATTGCGTTCCGCACGGCGGACCCGTCGGGCGGCATAGATTCGGGCTGGACGCTTTCGACAATAGAAAACGTGCTCAAAAACACGTATCTGGGCGTGCTGTGGCGGACGGTCTGGGTAAGCTGCGCGGTGACGGCAATCTGCCTGTTTTTGGGCATTCCCGTCGGCTACTGGATTGCCCAGCAAAACCCGAAATACCGCTACTGGTTTTTGCTGGTGATAATTATCCCGCTGTGGACGAACTTCCTGATTAGAATCTTCGCGTGGCGCGTGCTGCTGCACCCCGACGGATTCCTGCGCCACACGCTGATTTGGCTCGGAATAATCCCCGAAGACTTTTTCCTGCTCAACAACGTGGGGGCTGTGATAATCGTTACGGTCTACACCTGCCTCCCGTTCGCGATTCTGCCGATTTACGCGGCGGCGGAAAAGTTCGACTTCTCCCTGCTCGAAGCCGCGCGGGACTTGGGCGCGTCGAGGTTCAAGGCGTTCAGGCAGATTTTCATTCCCGGAATCAAACGCGGAATTTTCACGGCGATTCTCGTGGTGCTAATTCCCGCGCTCGGCTCGTACGCGATTCCCGACCTCGTCGGCGGCGTAGACGGCGAAATGCTCGGCAACAAAATAGCAATCAAGGCGTCGGCATACCGCAACCTGCCCGAAGCGGCGGCGTTGGCGGCGTTCCTTTCAATCATCATAACGATACCCGTCTTACTGTTCCTTGTTAAACAGAAACGGCTTATAAAGAGCATTATCTCAACAAGACGCTCCGCGGGAGACTCCACAAAATGA
- a CDS encoding ABC transporter permease, protein MRTRYTSLLVTLFVMAFMYLPIVMLVAQSFNASRYGGKWLGFSLKWYEALFRDSAVINATLNTLVIACIATLFSTAIGTCAAWVLNKYKNSRMQTIHYGIVYAPLIVPDVLMGISLLLMFVSLKIQLGMFTVILAHITFCVSFVTFTVLARLQDFDFNIIQAAQDLGAGNFRIFVKILMPLLGPGIAAGAMMAFTLSMDDFVVTFFVGGPGSTTLPVKVYSMMKHGAPAIINALSVVFMALTFTVAILGQFFTKKKF, encoded by the coding sequence ATGAGGACGCGCTACACATCGCTGCTCGTCACGCTGTTCGTGATGGCGTTCATGTATTTGCCGATTGTAATGCTCGTGGCGCAGTCGTTCAACGCGTCGCGCTACGGCGGCAAATGGCTGGGCTTCTCGCTGAAATGGTACGAGGCGTTGTTTCGGGACTCGGCGGTAATCAACGCAACGCTCAACACGCTTGTAATCGCCTGCATAGCGACGCTGTTTTCCACGGCAATCGGAACGTGCGCGGCGTGGGTGCTCAACAAATACAAAAACTCGCGCATGCAGACAATCCACTACGGGATAGTCTACGCGCCGCTGATTGTGCCCGACGTCCTGATGGGCATAAGCCTGTTGCTGATGTTCGTGAGCCTGAAAATCCAGCTCGGAATGTTCACGGTTATACTCGCGCACATAACGTTCTGCGTAAGCTTTGTTACGTTCACGGTGCTGGCAAGATTGCAGGATTTCGACTTCAACATTATCCAAGCTGCGCAGGACTTGGGCGCGGGGAATTTCAGAATATTCGTGAAAATCCTCATGCCCCTGCTCGGACCGGGGATTGCGGCGGGCGCAATGATGGCGTTCACGCTTTCGATGGACGACTTCGTTGTGACGTTTTTCGTCGGCGGCCCGGGAAGCACGACGCTTCCCGTCAAGGTGTACAGCATGATGAAACACGGCGCGCCCGCGATAATCAACGCGCTGTCGGTAGTGTTCATGGCGCTGACGTTCACGGTGGCGATACTCGGACAGTTCTTTACAAAAAAGAAATTTTAG
- a CDS encoding spermidine/putrescine ABC transporter substrate-binding protein — MKKYITASAVAIATIACALISGCGPAKPALNVYMWSDYIDMDLVREFEKQNDCKVVIDIFDSNEFMYSKLKAGGTGYDVILPTTYMAKVMFDQNMLEKLDHSKLPNLKYINPKYLADLALDKKMEYSVPYMLGFTCVAYNKEKCGTLPETWDVFSNEKFAGKMTLLNDHRETIGAALFFLGKSMNDTNDADLAKAKEVLLKWKKNLAKFDNELYKVGIQSGEFLVVQGYSGDLFQVFAEAPNLTYMCPKEGISMSCDDWVIPATAKNKELAYKFINFICDPKNAAKNMEFTCYSAPIPEARKYVSEENKNHPGMFLPDDLYKRGELIRDLGEDNAKFNALWDAVKGN, encoded by the coding sequence ATGAAGAAATACATAACAGCATCTGCGGTTGCGATTGCAACAATCGCGTGCGCGTTAATCTCGGGCTGCGGGCCCGCAAAGCCCGCGCTCAACGTCTATATGTGGTCGGACTATATAGACATGGACTTGGTTCGGGAGTTCGAAAAGCAGAACGACTGTAAAGTCGTCATCGACATTTTCGACTCGAACGAATTTATGTATTCGAAACTCAAAGCGGGCGGCACGGGCTACGACGTAATCCTGCCTACCACCTACATGGCGAAGGTTATGTTCGACCAGAACATGCTCGAAAAGCTCGACCATTCCAAGCTTCCCAATTTGAAGTATATCAACCCCAAGTACCTTGCAGACTTGGCGTTGGACAAAAAGATGGAGTACAGCGTGCCATACATGCTCGGCTTCACCTGCGTTGCCTACAACAAGGAAAAATGCGGCACGCTCCCCGAAACTTGGGACGTGTTCTCGAACGAAAAATTCGCGGGCAAAATGACGCTGCTCAACGACCACCGCGAAACAATCGGCGCCGCCCTCTTCTTCCTCGGCAAAAGCATGAACGACACAAACGACGCCGACCTGGCGAAGGCGAAGGAAGTTCTGCTCAAATGGAAAAAGAACCTCGCGAAATTCGACAACGAGCTGTATAAAGTCGGAATCCAGTCGGGCGAATTTCTCGTCGTACAGGGATACAGCGGCGACCTCTTCCAAGTGTTCGCCGAAGCCCCGAACCTCACCTACATGTGCCCGAAGGAAGGCATTTCCATGAGCTGCGACGACTGGGTTATCCCCGCGACGGCAAAGAACAAGGAGCTTGCCTACAAGTTCATCAACTTTATATGCGACCCCAAGAACGCCGCCAAGAATATGGAATTCACCTGTTATAGCGCGCCCATTCCCGAAGCCCGCAAATACGTCTCCGAGGAAAACAAAAACCACCCCGGAATGTTCCTCCCCGACGATCTCTACAAACGCGGCGAACTTATCCGCGACTTGGGCGAGGACAACGCCAAATTCAACGCCCTTTGGGACGCAGTAAAAGGCAACTAA
- a CDS encoding amidophosphoribosyltransferase: MSDSIKHECGIALIRLLKPLKYYKDKYDDPIYGFHKLFLLMEKQHNRGQDGAGIGAVKIGVEPGQNYIYRERNAKPNGLSEIFTDQFEKYAENIKKGIIHPEFIDTVKANFDYAAELLIGHLRYGTSGSYHKSSCHPFFRKSTWPARNLMLVGNFNITNTEELNNDLIERGIHPVFSTDTQAILEEICFQLDIEHAEIYRELRDEGIAGEDILRMMNERLNPLRIVSNAAKTWDGGYTIAGAIGNGDAFVLRDANGIRPCFYYKNDELIAFASERVPLMTVFEAEEEDIKEVAPGNVFVMKCDGTCYEHSYRKAGERKSCTFERIYFSRGNDPQIYRERKALGAALCPKLIESIDNDFKHAVFSYIPNTAETAYYGMMSGLRVIRRQEVRDELLELAKSDRPLTPEIIEKLVMDNWPRGEKIAHKDIKLRTFISQEKDRTQLASHVYDITYGVVSPKDVLVCLDDSIVRGTTLKRQILRILSRTNPKKIVIASTAPQIRYPDCYGIDMSEIGKFIAFQAAIKLLKETGNSEVVKEVYRLCVEQKDKPANEMVNHVRKIYDRFTDDEITKKVSELVYPKNVEWNGEVEIVFQTIEDLHKSITSCTGDWYFTGDYPTPGGYKVLNNAFINYYENREGRSY, encoded by the coding sequence ATGAGCGATTCTATCAAACACGAATGCGGCATTGCTTTAATCAGGCTTTTGAAGCCCCTAAAATACTATAAAGACAAATACGACGACCCGATTTACGGATTCCACAAGCTGTTTCTGCTCATGGAAAAACAGCATAACCGCGGGCAGGACGGCGCGGGCATCGGCGCGGTGAAAATCGGCGTAGAACCCGGTCAGAACTACATCTACCGCGAAAGAAACGCAAAGCCCAACGGCCTCTCCGAAATCTTTACGGACCAGTTCGAGAAATACGCCGAAAACATCAAGAAAGGGATAATCCACCCCGAATTTATCGACACCGTCAAGGCGAATTTCGACTACGCCGCGGAACTGCTTATCGGACACCTCCGCTACGGAACAAGCGGATCGTACCACAAAAGCAGCTGCCACCCCTTCTTCCGCAAAAGCACGTGGCCGGCGCGAAACCTCATGCTCGTGGGCAACTTCAACATCACGAACACGGAAGAGCTTAACAACGACCTTATCGAACGCGGAATCCACCCCGTTTTCAGCACAGACACTCAGGCGATTTTGGAGGAAATCTGCTTCCAGCTCGACATCGAACACGCCGAAATCTACCGCGAACTCCGCGACGAGGGAATCGCGGGCGAGGACATTCTGCGCATGATGAACGAACGCCTAAACCCGCTGAGAATCGTAAGCAACGCAGCAAAGACGTGGGACGGCGGCTACACAATCGCGGGGGCAATCGGCAACGGAGACGCTTTTGTTTTGCGCGACGCAAACGGCATACGCCCGTGCTTCTACTATAAAAACGACGAACTCATAGCTTTCGCCTCGGAAAGAGTCCCGCTGATGACGGTCTTCGAAGCGGAGGAGGAGGACATCAAGGAAGTCGCCCCGGGAAACGTTTTCGTTATGAAATGCGACGGCACATGCTACGAACACTCGTACCGCAAGGCGGGCGAAAGGAAGTCGTGCACGTTCGAGCGCATTTATTTCTCGCGCGGCAACGACCCCCAAATTTATCGGGAAAGAAAGGCTCTCGGCGCAGCTCTCTGCCCGAAACTCATAGAGTCAATCGACAACGATTTCAAACACGCGGTGTTCAGCTATATCCCGAACACGGCGGAAACCGCATACTACGGAATGATGAGCGGGCTTAGGGTAATCCGCCGGCAGGAAGTCAGGGACGAACTCCTCGAACTCGCGAAATCGGACAGACCGCTCACGCCCGAAATCATCGAAAAACTGGTGATGGACAACTGGCCGCGCGGCGAGAAAATCGCGCATAAAGACATCAAACTGCGCACGTTCATATCGCAGGAGAAAGACCGCACGCAGCTGGCGTCGCACGTCTACGACATCACCTACGGCGTGGTCTCGCCCAAAGACGTGCTCGTCTGCCTTGACGACTCCATCGTGCGCGGCACAACCCTCAAACGCCAAATTTTGAGGATTCTCAGCCGCACGAACCCGAAGAAAATCGTCATCGCCTCCACCGCTCCGCAAATCAGATACCCCGACTGCTACGGCATCGACATGAGCGAAATAGGCAAGTTCATCGCATTTCAGGCGGCGATTAAACTGCTCAAAGAAACGGGCAATTCGGAGGTCGTAAAAGAGGTTTACAGGCTCTGCGTGGAGCAGAAAGACAAGCCCGCAAACGAAATGGTAAACCACGTCCGCAAAATCTACGACAGATTTACCGACGACGAAATCACCAAAAAGGTAAGCGAACTCGTCTACCCGAAAAACGTGGAATGGAACGGCGAAGTGGAAATCGTCTTCCAGACTATCGAAGACCTCCACAAGTCGATTACATCGTGCACGGGCGACTGGTATTTCACGGGAGACTACCCCACCCCCGGCGGATACAAAGTGCTCAACAACGCTTTCATAAACTACTACGAAAATCGGGAAGGCCGCAGCTACTAA